The nucleotide window CCACCAGGCTCGGGGCGTAGAGCTCCGCCTGGATGGTGAGGGCCAACGCCAGGTTGAGCAGCAGGGCAGCAATGACCACCCAGCCCAGCCGGCGGTGCCGCGGGCTGTCTGCCTGGCCGGGCAGCCACTGGTGCACGGTGTAGGCGACCATGCCGAGGCCGATCAGCGCCCAGATATACAACGAGTTGAGACTGGGAGAGACGAGGGAAAGGTCAGGGCGCAGCAGCTCAGTGGTCCAGATCTGAGGTCCGCCGAAGAACCCGGCCGCCGCCGCGGTTCCCACCAGCGCTCCGATCACGGTCAGGGTGACGAGGTTGCGCCGCACCTGATCGGCGCGCCAGGATCGGACGTTCGCGGCGGCGCTCCGGGAGGTTGTCGCGGTCCAGGCCGCGGTCTGCCTGCCTGACTTGGCGGCCCAGGTGGAGGCAGCAGTCGACGCCGCTTTAAGCTTCTCCGCACGCGCCGCCCTGAGGTCCGCAGCGCGGGCGGCCTTCTCGCGTGCGTCCGCGTCAGCCTGCGTTTGATCGGCTTGCGTCTGTTCAGCCTGCGCTTGGTCAGGGTTGCGGGTTGGGCTGGGGGTAGTACCAGCGGGACCAGCGCTCGGGGGCGCCGCCGTCGTCGTTCCCGGCTTTTCGTCGCCGGGAGAGACCGGTGCCTTCGGTTGCGCGGCTTTCAGCCGCTCAAGGACGGTGCTCGTCTCGGTCTGCGGAGGGGACGCTTCGGCGTTCTTCCGGGGCGGGACGGGCGGGGCCTGGGGCAGCCGGTGGTTGGACGGAGTCGGCATGCTCATGTGTCTTTCGGACCTCCCGGCGCTGCTTCAGCGCGAAGAACGCTGCAATGATCAGTCCCACCAGAGTACCCACCCCCATTCCCAGAAGTGCACTGGCCCACATGGGGAAACCGGTTGTGACGTCCGAAACGAAGCCAAGTCCCACCAGCCAGATCGACCAGAGCACCCCGCCCAGGGCAGCAAAACCGAGGAAGGGCCGGAGGGGCAGTTCGGCGATTCCGGCGGCTGCGATCCCTGCGGTCCGCCCGCCCGGAAGGAACCGGAGCGCCACCAGGCCGGCGTAGGTCGGGGACTTACCCGCCTTCTCGACAGCGTTGCGGATCCCGCGGTGGACGGCACGCCCCCAACGGAAGCGGTCCAGCCAATGGGTGAGTCTTTTCCGGAAGAGCAGGTACAGCGCGAGGTCACCCAGCAGGCTGCCGGTTGCCGCCGTCAGGAGGGCCACGGGAAGGAGCACTGAGCCTTCGGAGGCCAGCGAGCCGGACGCGATGACCAGGAATTCGGACGGCATGATGGGCGCAAAGACATCAGCGATGACCACCAGAAGCGTGACCGGATGGATCATGAGGGACCACTCGGCAAGGGTTGACAGGTCCACCCATACCAATTTACAGCGCGACGCCAAGGCGTGACCGGCTGCCGGCGCAGATTCTGGGATCTCAGGTGAGCGACGA belongs to Arthrobacter tumbae and includes:
- a CDS encoding DedA family protein, with product MDLSTLAEWSLMIHPVTLLVVIADVFAPIMPSEFLVIASGSLASEGSVLLPVALLTAATGSLLGDLALYLLFRKRLTHWLDRFRWGRAVHRGIRNAVEKAGKSPTYAGLVALRFLPGGRTAGIAAAGIAELPLRPFLGFAALGGVLWSIWLVGLGFVSDVTTGFPMWASALLGMGVGTLVGLIIAAFFALKQRREVRKTHEHADSVQPPAAPGPARPAPEERRSVPSADRDEHRP